cacctccgagttcttagcacacgtacagctcgatgatgctccccgggctccgatccagcaaagcttcggggatgagtttcgtcagcacaacggcatgatgacgatgatgatgttctaccgacgcagggcttcgcctaaacactgcaacgatatgaccgaggtggaatatggtggagggggcaccgcacacggctgaggaacgatcacgaagatcaacttgtgtgttctagggtgcacccctgcccccgtatataaaggagctaaggggaggggcggccggccaggtttggcgcgccaggaggggagtcctactcccaacgggagtaggactccctcttttcctatttggagaaggagaagggagggaaagaggaggagggggaaaggaaaggggggcgccgccccccttcccttgtcctattcggactaggaaggggaggggcgcgcggccacctcctgcccccttctcccttctcccttaaggcccacgaaggcccattaaccccccggtgggttccggtaacccccggtactacggtaaaatgccgatttcacccggaacaattccgatgtccaaatataggcttccaatatatcgatctttatgtctcgaccatttcgagactcctcgtcatgtccgtgatcacatccgggactccgaacaaccttcggtacatcaaaatacataaactcataataactgtcatcgtaacgttaagcgtgcggaccctacggttcgagaacaatgcagacatgaccgagacacgtctcaggtcaataactaatagcgggacctggatgctcatattggctcctacatattctacgaagatctttatcggtcaaaccgcataacaacatacgttgttccctttgtcatcggtatgttacttgcccgagattcgatcgtcggtatctcaatacctagttcaatctcgttaccggcaagtctctttactcgttccgtaatacatcatcccgcaactaactcatcagttgcaatgcttgcaaggcttaagtgatgtgcattaccgagagggcccagagatacctctccgacattcggagtgacaaatcctaatcttgatatacgccaacccaacaagtaccttcggagacacctgtagagcacctttataatcacccagttacgttgtgacgtttagtagcacataaagtgttcctccggtaaacgggagttgcataatctcatagtcataggaacatgtataagtcatgaagaaagcaatagcaacatactaaacgatcgggtgctaagctaatggaatgggtcatgtaaatcagatcattcaactaatgatgtaaccttgttaatcaaataacaactccttgtccatgcttaggaaacttaaccatctttgattaacgagctagtcaagtagaggcatactagtgacattctgtttgtttatatattcacacatgtattatgtttccggttaatacaattctagcatgaacaataaacatttatcatgatatataaggaaataaataataactttattattgcctctagggcatatttccttcatgcagaTGAGAAGCGCAGAACCATATTGCCTCTAGGAAGTTGTACCACGAATTGGAAAAGAGATACACTACGCACCTCCTGGTTGATCTCCATTGCCGCATGGATGGTGAGCCCGGTCAAAACAGAACCATAGCCACTGCTCGTTGATGCCTTCATTTTCCCAGACAAAGCTATCTTCCGTCTCATCACGGACAAGCACACCCGCCATGATCACACTTTGGAAGTTGTTTACCCAAAACAAACATGCCAAATGGCATGTCGTATAGGTTAGTCTAGTAAGTCGTGTCAAATGTTATCACATCCCAAAAAAGAGTACTGAAGCCTGTTGTTCCCACCCGCCCATATCAGATTCTTAATCATCCCCTCGCTGTCAGCCTGAACTCTGTATGTAAAGTGTGGGTCTCTAGCACCAATCTCTACAAACAAATCCATTGTCTTCTTCACATCATCCCCCACGTGGTCCCTGTTAATCTTCCCACACAGACTACGCAAAGACCTCTTTGTGAATGAAACATTCCCCATCGATCCAAAGAAACCTCCAATTATACTGTTTAGCCAAATTCACATTGTTGCGCCTCAACTGCTTCACAAGATCTCTGGTGTGAACATCTATGTGTTTGTGCGATGGCCAATGGAGTGTCTCACCAAAGTTAGGCGGCAGCGAGTGTTTGTGAGTATCTCTATGCTCTGCGATATACCAGCCATTATCCTCTGCTCGTAGCAGCCTTATTAGCACAGTGCATTCGCAACAACATGACCTTGTGTTCTCAACACCAGCTTCGCCCAGCATAATGTTTCAAAAATTCAGTCAACTTACAATTATTGTGCACCATTATTAGCCCCACCAGAAAAGCAGAATTTTCATACTCACCGTGCAACCGCAAACTATTTCCTGCATGCATTTCGTCCCTCCACATTTAGCTGGCTCTTCTCATTTCGAATACCAAAGCCCTTTTCCCATGAATACAAATTGTAAAAGTCATACGCCTCTCCAACTGAGTGGAACGTTGTATAGTTGATGTAACCACATTGTCAGTTGGATTCTCAGCATAGCCCCGAACAGCCTTCTCAAATGCACTGACACGGTTTGGGCAAGACGGTCGGCTCGGTGCAGCAGCACCGatcctcaacctgcaaaacacaaaGCATCTATAAATTTAAATACACATGGCTCAACAACCATGTCATTTAAGCGAGACAATAAAAAATTCAACTTAAACACCGAAAGTCCTATTCTACTCCCGAGCTCAAATGCTCCCgcgtgaacagtaaaatcgaaaaaatagTAAACAAATTCAAAAAACTCTAAATTTTTTTGTgataaactttgacaaatgttttgtaTGCATGCAAAATTTCAGTATGAAACGACATTCGTGCAAGgcgtggcaaaaaagacaaaatcagcacTCCAAAATGTTTCCAAAACTAGCATTTTTGGaacatcgattttgtttttttgccatgcCTTCCACGAATGTCGTTTCGTGCTGAATTTTGACGAACATACAAAACATTTGCCAAAGTTcaccacaaaaaaaattagaatttttttattttctttactaTTTTTTCCGATTTTACTGTTCACGAGGGAGCATTTGAGCTCGTGTGTAGATACTCCATGTCCCTTAAACACTACATCTACTGGTCTCAGCAAAACAGGAATTCAAGTGCCTGCTTGATCTAATGGTAGGATTTCATCCTCACAAATTAGTCGCACCCAAGTACCTTGCCTGCAGCGGCAACACCTAAACTAAGCAACTGCAACCATGACTTCTACTCCCAATGGCCGCACTTTAATCCTCACAAACTATCTAGGAATAATTCTAAGTAGCCAGGCATAATCCTAAGTACCCAGGAATTCAGGGAAAACTTTTTAATGCAAGTACATTACTCCCAGTGCCAACACTAAAATGTTTTCCTGTTCTAGTGTTAGGATTTTACCCCCACAAGATTTTTTCACAGCCACCCCTGAATCTAACTTCCCACAGGTCCAGCAAAACTCAACGATGCAATCCACGGTGATTGCCTTCGACACAACCATCTATAATCTTAAATACCCAGGATTGAAGAACCATTTGGTTTAACCGAAAATAAAAAATTCTACTTAACCATTTGGTTTAACTGAAAATAAAAAAATCTACTGAACCCCTATTCATTCTAGTGGTTTCAGCAGGACAGGAAATCAAGTGACTGCTTGTTCTAATGGTAGGATTTCATCCTCATAACTTATCCTGCGGCGGCAACACTAACACAAAGCAACTGCAAACATGTATTCCTGTTCCAATGGAAGGTTTTTCAGCCTGAGAAACTATTTTCACATCTAGCTATGATTGTAACTACTTACAGGTACATGAAAACTGAATAATGCAAGATCATTTTTTCTACTGGAAACATTGAATTATGCGACTATTTTCACATCCAACTATTTTCAAAGCCAGCCGTGAATTTAATTGCCCACAGGTCTAGCAACACTGAATATTGCAAGTACATTTCTTTGGTAACCACATCATCCAATCCAGCACTAACCTCTTATTCCATCCAGGCGCACGGGGTTCATCTTCCCAGTTGACAGCTCCGAGCTCGGTGGCGAGTtgtctctcctctccgccgccgcttcaGTGGCCGCCAAGATCTGTGCGTCCACTGTGCCAACCAGAAGCTCCTGCGCCAGCATCCTGTGTTCCGCCGTCTCCTGCAACGCCACCTGATGCTCCACCAGCATATCCACCACAGTCGGCTCCGccagcaccgccgccgccaccaaacTCTCGCCCACCTCTTCTAGGAAAGTGGATCTGGGCCAGGCCAAACCAAATCCATTCAAAACACTTAATTAGAGTCGATACAGATCGGAGGGGAAGTGTGGTGAAGAATTAGGGATGTACATACCCACGGATAGGCTGCATCAGGAACTCCATggtggtcgccgccgccgcccaccaccaGAGCTCCCAAAATGAGGTCAGGTGTGTGGAATCGAAGGAACCCGACCATGCACTCAGCCTGCAAAGACAGCCACCTTCATATTTTATTGACCAGAATTCAATAACCATGGCACCACTATCACATTTCAAAATGCATGTAAATCAATGCAAGATTACGAACACTTTATACCTACTTGATTCTAAAATCCGATGGCTGTTACAATGAAAACTCATTCTAAAATACTTGGCTGGAATTCGATGCTTTCTCTAAATGGTACGATTTCCTGCCCTAACAAAATTGATGCTTGTTGTAAACCCAAGCAAAATTACGAACACGTCATATCCTAATTGCTATTAAATCGAATGGTTGTGCCACTAAAGACTCGTTCTAAAATATTTCAATCCAACTCTAGATGCTCGTTCTAGATGGTACAGTTTCCCTCCTTACTAAATCACCATCACTCTGACAATTTCTAATCTGCTACTAACCATGCCCAATATCCACAACTAACCTCTTATTCCATCCAGGCGCCTGACGATTCATCTTCCCAGTAGACAGCTCCGACGATGGTGGCGAGCTGTCCAACCTGACCGCCGCCGACGGCTTGGCTGCCAGAATCTGCGCATTGCCGCTGCCGGCCGCGCGAACATGCCCCACGACCTCCTACTCCACCAATGGATGCTCCACCACCATCCCTACCACACGCTGCTCTGCCGGCATAGGTGCCACATCTGCCACTACCGGCGGTACCAAACTTTCTCCCGCCTCCTCCAGGAAAGTGGATCTGATACAGGTCAAACCATGTTCTCTCAAACTGCAGATCCAACTCAATGAGATTATCAAGGAGACCGCTCGGGGATGAGAAGCATAGATGAACCTACCCGCGTATGGGCTGCATCAGGAACTCCATTACTGGTCGCCGCCGGCGCTCCTCCTCCCGATTCCCCAGCCGCCAGCTTcgatttttttttgaggggtgccAGCTTCGATATGAGAGCACCGCTATGGGAGAGAAGGCACTAGACCACGCATTCAATTCGTGCCCGAGCCCACCGAACGGAAAGGGAAATCCTGGGCCACGGATCAGATGGGAAAGCCGAATCTGGTCCACGGCTCACCTCGTCTGCGGCTGACGGACGGTCGCACGCACGTTAGAATAAGGCCCACCAGCCATCCCTGCCGCGTACGTATTCATCCACAGTACACATTTTCTAGCGATTCTCCAGCGCACGTATAAAGGAAGGGCACACATCCAGATGAGCTATCCAACCCCCAAGAtaacgagctcatttgagctcgagccCAATAACTCCGCGtcctcatcttataatgctaccgccgtactaagcaaaataagatgcataaaagataaatatcacatgcaatcaaaatatgtgacatgatatggccatcatcatctcgtgcttttgatcttcatctccaaagcatcgtcatgatctccatcgtcaccggctcgacaccttgatctccatcgtagcgtcatggtcgtctcgtgaactattgcttctacaattattactaactcatagcgataaagtaaagcaattacttggcgtatgcatttcatacaataaagagacaaccatacggctcctgaCGGTTGCCAagtatcttacaaaacatgatcatctcataccataatgtatatctcatcatgtcttgaccatacaacataccctgcaaaaacaagttagacgtcctctactttgttgctgcaagttttacgtggctgctacgggcttctagcaagaaccattcttacgtacgcataaaaccacaacggtgtttcgtcaagcttgctattttaaccttcttcaaggaccggtcgtagtcaaattcgcttcaactaaagtaggagaaacagacacccgtcagccacctttatgcaagactagttgcatgtctatcggtggaaccggtctcatgtacgtggacatgtaaggttggtttgggccgcttcatcccacaatatcgccgaatcaaaataagacgtgggtggtaagcagtatgactatcaccgcccacaactctttgtgttctactcgtgcatatcatctacgcatagaccttgctcatgatgccactgttgggaatcgttgcatgg
Above is a window of Triticum dicoccoides isolate Atlit2015 ecotype Zavitan chromosome 5B, WEW_v2.0, whole genome shotgun sequence DNA encoding:
- the LOC119307426 gene encoding uncharacterized protein LOC119307426, with product MNRQAPGWNKRLSAWSGSFDSTHLTSFWELWWWAAAATTMEFLMQPIRGSTFLEEVGESLVAAAVLAEPTVVDMLVEHQVALQETAEHRMLAQELLVGTVDAQILAATEAAAERRDNSPPSSELSTGKMNPVRLDGIRG